A genomic window from Microbacterium sp. H1-D42 includes:
- a CDS encoding ABC transporter ATP-binding protein, producing the protein MLGKLLIRYLRRYWLLLVIIVVLQFASVMASLNLPAINADIIDNGVAKADIGYIWNRGAFMLLVSLGQILASIVATYFAARMAMSAGRDIRADVFARVSGFSEREVSQFGAGSLITRNTNDVQQVQMLAMMGATMFVTAPLLAIGGIIYAVRTDVGLSWLIAVSVPLLLVIAVLIIGRMVPLFRANQRKLDSINGIMREQLTGVRVVRAFVREQIEEQRFRLVNTDLMVLGRRIGSLFVLMFPLFMLVLNVTVVAVIWFGGVEINAGNAEIGTIFAFMQYIGQIMMGVIMSSFMAMMIPRAAVSAERVGEVLDAESSMTRTENGTTEFPTPGSVEFVDAEFTYPGAEVPVLTGISFSAAPGETVAIIGSTGSGKTTLVSLIPRLFDATGGTVRVGGVDVREADLDELWKGIGLVPQRPFLFTGTVASNLRYGREEATDEELWKALEIAQGRDFVEEMPEGLESRIAQGGTNVSGGQRQRLAIARAIVHQPQILVFDDSFSALDLTTDARLRQALWRELPHVTKIVVAQRVSTITDADRIVVLEDGAVVGVGTHDDLLTTSTTYREIVESQLGVEA; encoded by the coding sequence GTGCTGGGAAAACTCCTCATCCGCTATCTCAGAAGATACTGGCTGCTGCTGGTCATCATCGTCGTGCTGCAGTTCGCGAGTGTCATGGCATCGCTGAACCTGCCCGCGATCAACGCCGACATCATCGACAACGGTGTCGCCAAAGCCGATATCGGCTACATCTGGAACCGCGGCGCCTTCATGCTGCTGGTCTCCCTGGGGCAGATCCTCGCCTCGATCGTCGCCACCTACTTCGCCGCCCGCATGGCGATGAGCGCAGGGCGCGACATCCGCGCCGACGTGTTCGCCCGCGTCAGCGGCTTCTCCGAGCGTGAGGTGTCGCAGTTCGGCGCCGGTTCGCTCATCACCCGCAACACGAATGACGTGCAGCAGGTGCAGATGCTGGCGATGATGGGCGCGACGATGTTCGTCACCGCGCCGCTGCTCGCCATCGGCGGCATCATCTACGCCGTGCGCACCGACGTCGGACTCAGCTGGCTGATCGCCGTGTCGGTGCCGTTGCTGCTGGTCATCGCCGTGCTCATCATCGGACGCATGGTGCCGCTGTTCCGCGCCAACCAGCGCAAGCTCGACAGCATCAACGGCATCATGCGCGAGCAGCTCACCGGCGTCCGCGTCGTCCGCGCGTTCGTCCGCGAGCAGATCGAAGAGCAGCGGTTCCGCCTGGTCAACACCGACCTGATGGTGCTCGGCCGCCGCATCGGCTCGCTGTTCGTGCTGATGTTCCCGCTGTTCATGCTGGTGCTCAACGTGACCGTCGTCGCCGTGATCTGGTTCGGCGGCGTCGAGATCAACGCCGGCAACGCCGAGATCGGCACGATCTTCGCCTTCATGCAGTACATCGGTCAGATCATGATGGGCGTGATCATGTCGAGCTTCATGGCGATGATGATCCCGCGCGCAGCCGTATCGGCAGAGCGCGTCGGCGAGGTGCTCGACGCCGAGTCGTCGATGACCCGCACCGAGAACGGCACGACCGAGTTCCCCACTCCGGGGTCCGTCGAGTTCGTCGATGCGGAGTTCACCTACCCCGGTGCCGAGGTGCCGGTGCTGACCGGCATCAGCTTCAGTGCCGCGCCGGGTGAGACCGTCGCGATCATCGGATCGACCGGCTCGGGCAAGACGACGCTCGTCTCGCTCATCCCGCGACTGTTCGACGCCACGGGCGGAACCGTCCGCGTCGGCGGTGTCGACGTCCGCGAGGCTGACCTCGACGAACTGTGGAAGGGCATCGGCCTGGTGCCGCAGCGTCCGTTCCTGTTCACCGGCACCGTGGCATCCAACCTGCGCTACGGCAGGGAGGAGGCCACCGATGAAGAGCTCTGGAAGGCGCTCGAGATCGCGCAGGGCCGGGACTTCGTCGAAGAGATGCCCGAAGGGCTCGAATCGCGCATCGCGCAGGGCGGCACGAACGTCTCGGGCGGTCAGCGCCAGCGTCTCGCCATCGCCAGGGCCATCGTGCATCAGCCGCAGATCCTCGTCTTCGACGACTCGTTCTCGGCGCTCGATCTGACCACGGATGCGAGATTGCGACAAGCGCTCTGGCGAGAGCTGCCGCATGTGACCAAGATCGTCGTCGCGCAGCGCGTCTCGACCATCACCGATGCTGACCGCATCGTGGTGCTCGAGGACGGCGCGGTGGTGGGTGTCGGCACGCACGATGACCTGCTCACCACGAGCACGACCTACCGAGAGATCGTCGAATCGCAGCTGGGGGTCGAGGCATGA
- a CDS encoding ABC transporter ATP-binding protein: MSSSASAKAQNDEVTMTAAEKEEAELAEKARLEGGGMFDGPAPGKADHFGPSFLRMLGLLKPSAIWFVLVSIAGAIGVVLSVAAPKVLGEATNIVYEGFISNVLGKGIGGSPGFPAGTSQEQVVEALRAAGQDEYANMVGAMADFSVGGGVDFERLRWIIVAVMVIYIGSALLSWVQGYVINVIMVRTMWRLREDVEAKINRLPLSYFDKVQRGELISRVTNDIDNITQTMQQSLSGALTSVLTVIGVLVMMFSISWQLALVALVSLPLMGVIFGVIGPRSQKAFGIQWRKVGRLNARVEEAFSGHALVKVFGREQDALDSFQVENEELFQASFRAQFLSGIIMPAMTFVGNLTYVGIAVLGGLMVANGNLRLGDVQAFIQYSQQFSQPLSELGGMAAVVQSGTASAERVFDFLDAEEQEPDAEDAPTVTDGRGVIEFEHVAFSYSEDRPLIKDLSFQVEPGQTVAIVGPTGAGKTTLVNLIMRFYELDSGRILLDGQDISQMTRDDLRGRTGMVLQDPWLFGGTIRENIRYGNESASDEEIIAAAEATYVDRFVHSLPEGYETVLDEDASNVSAGERQLITIARAFVARPSILILDEATSAVDTRTELLLQHAMAALRQGRTSFVIAHRLSTIRDADLILVMEHGDIVEQGDHEELIAKQGAYWRLYQSQFEQAAADIDAEDALTGSTPVIVTGEAEAAAEAVAEQAIAQAPDAAQLAEAVKDAESTASDPARD; encoded by the coding sequence ATGAGCTCTTCAGCAAGCGCGAAGGCGCAGAACGACGAAGTCACGATGACTGCCGCAGAGAAGGAAGAAGCGGAGCTCGCTGAGAAGGCGCGCCTTGAGGGCGGTGGCATGTTCGACGGCCCGGCTCCGGGCAAGGCCGACCACTTCGGGCCCAGCTTCCTGCGCATGCTGGGGCTGCTCAAGCCCTCAGCCATCTGGTTCGTGCTGGTCTCGATCGCCGGCGCCATCGGCGTCGTGCTCTCGGTCGCGGCACCGAAGGTGCTCGGCGAGGCGACCAACATCGTCTACGAGGGCTTCATCTCCAACGTGCTCGGCAAGGGCATCGGGGGCAGCCCCGGCTTCCCCGCGGGCACCAGTCAGGAGCAGGTCGTCGAGGCGCTGCGCGCCGCCGGCCAGGACGAGTACGCCAACATGGTCGGCGCGATGGCCGACTTCTCGGTCGGCGGCGGCGTCGACTTCGAGCGGTTGCGCTGGATCATCGTGGCGGTGATGGTGATCTACATCGGCTCGGCGCTGCTGAGCTGGGTGCAGGGCTACGTCATCAACGTGATCATGGTGCGCACCATGTGGCGCCTGCGCGAAGACGTGGAGGCGAAGATCAACCGTCTGCCGCTGTCGTACTTCGACAAGGTGCAGCGCGGTGAGCTGATCTCGCGCGTCACGAACGACATCGACAACATCACCCAGACCATGCAGCAGTCGCTGTCCGGGGCGCTGACCTCGGTGCTGACCGTGATCGGCGTGCTGGTGATGATGTTCTCGATCTCGTGGCAGCTCGCGCTGGTCGCTCTCGTCTCGCTGCCACTGATGGGCGTCATCTTCGGCGTCATCGGTCCGCGTTCGCAGAAGGCATTCGGAATCCAGTGGCGCAAGGTCGGCCGGCTCAACGCCCGCGTCGAGGAGGCCTTCTCCGGCCACGCCCTCGTCAAGGTCTTCGGCCGCGAACAGGATGCCCTCGACAGCTTCCAGGTCGAGAACGAAGAACTGTTCCAGGCGAGCTTCAGGGCGCAGTTCCTGTCGGGCATCATCATGCCCGCCATGACCTTCGTCGGAAACCTCACCTACGTCGGCATCGCCGTGCTCGGCGGGCTGATGGTCGCGAACGGCAACCTGCGACTCGGTGACGTGCAGGCCTTCATCCAGTACTCGCAGCAGTTCAGCCAGCCGCTGAGCGAGCTCGGCGGCATGGCCGCTGTGGTGCAGTCCGGTACGGCGTCGGCGGAGCGCGTCTTCGACTTCCTGGATGCTGAAGAGCAGGAGCCGGATGCTGAGGACGCTCCTACGGTGACCGACGGGCGTGGTGTGATCGAGTTCGAGCACGTCGCGTTCTCGTACAGCGAGGATCGTCCGCTGATCAAGGATCTGTCGTTCCAGGTGGAACCGGGGCAGACGGTCGCCATCGTCGGGCCCACCGGTGCCGGCAAGACGACGCTGGTCAACCTGATCATGCGGTTCTACGAGCTCGACTCCGGGCGCATCCTGCTCGACGGGCAGGACATCTCGCAGATGACGCGCGACGACCTGCGTGGTCGCACGGGCATGGTGCTGCAGGATCCGTGGCTGTTCGGCGGAACGATCCGCGAGAACATCCGGTACGGCAACGAGTCGGCATCCGATGAGGAGATCATCGCGGCCGCCGAGGCGACCTACGTCGACCGGTTCGTGCACTCCCTGCCGGAGGGCTATGAGACCGTGCTCGACGAGGACGCGTCGAACGTGTCAGCCGGTGAGCGCCAGCTGATCACAATCGCCCGCGCGTTCGTGGCGCGTCCCTCGATCCTCATCCTCGATGAGGCGACCAGCGCCGTCGACACTCGCACCGAGCTGCTGCTGCAGCACGCGATGGCGGCGCTGCGTCAGGGTCGCACCTCGTTCGTGATCGCGCACCGTCTGTCGACGATCCGCGACGCCGACCTCATCCTGGTGATGGAGCACGGCGACATCGTCGAGCAGGGCGACCACGAAGAGCTGATCGCCAAGCAGGGCGCGTACTGGCGGCTGTACCAGTCACAGTTCGAGCAGGCCGCGGCCGACATCGACGCCGAGGATGCGCTCACCGGCTCGACGCCGGTGATCGTCACCGGCGAGGCTGAGGCTGCGGCCGAGGCGGTCGCCGAGCAGGCCATCGCTCAGGCTCCGGACGCCGCGCAGCTGGCGGAGGCCGTGAAGGACGCCGAGTCCACGGCATCCGACCCCGCTCGCGACTGA
- a CDS encoding D-alanyl-D-alanine carboxypeptidase gives MTTSPESTRPATRRELRERSHSQTTDAFDAPLPAFGNALRPPAPGLIEKVPFVGDDTETAVQPSDPPLSRRYPETMTVNPVEPDAEPDLLGMRADETADAAAEDAADDVLDEQREQAEADLPGDDHDDETTDLAALLAEPPTRENVIVPDVSQEPEAPQTAWADENRPPTALTWLDASTVSPESVPERQNAPDLFAGARLVPGWLRPRVLIPVGIVAAVCGSYAATTLLWPLNAVAPTAATAKVEIAPAAAASVTWPAKGSAAVGVQGIAPAASTTDRDEIASISKVVSVLMVLDELPLQPGEQGPSFDFDWSDANDYWQYRSMDQSSLDVPVGGSLTEYQMLQGVLLGSANNYIDRLADEVWGSEWGFSQAADEWLADHGLKDIRIESPSGFNEDNIASPAALLKLGELAMKNPVFAEIVGTRSAEIPGVGNVTNTNQMLDDPGVVGIKTGTLSHWNLLTAKDVPVGDSTVRVYTSVLGQDDNKARLAATRQLFADVEKSLAEQPIAVPKGTVVGHVSTEWGERINVVTDADAQVVLWNGATATAVTDLKLGDKTDAGARVGTLTAEGPIGTAETSVSLAEEITPPSIWWRLTHPLELLGLDND, from the coding sequence GTGACCACCTCCCCCGAGTCCACGCGCCCAGCGACGCGCCGTGAACTGCGCGAGCGCTCGCACTCGCAGACGACGGACGCCTTCGACGCTCCACTGCCTGCGTTCGGCAACGCGCTGCGCCCCCCTGCCCCTGGCCTCATCGAGAAGGTGCCCTTCGTGGGCGACGACACGGAAACCGCCGTTCAGCCCTCAGATCCCCCGCTTTCGCGCCGGTACCCAGAGACTATGACTGTGAACCCCGTCGAGCCGGACGCTGAGCCCGACCTCCTCGGCATGCGCGCAGACGAGACTGCTGACGCTGCCGCGGAGGATGCTGCGGACGATGTCCTCGACGAGCAGCGCGAGCAGGCCGAAGCTGACCTGCCCGGCGACGATCATGACGACGAGACCACTGATCTCGCTGCGCTGCTCGCAGAGCCGCCGACCCGCGAGAACGTCATCGTGCCGGATGTCTCGCAGGAGCCGGAAGCGCCGCAGACCGCCTGGGCGGATGAGAACCGCCCGCCGACGGCACTCACGTGGCTCGACGCATCGACCGTGTCACCCGAGTCGGTGCCAGAGCGGCAGAACGCACCCGATCTGTTCGCCGGCGCGCGACTGGTTCCAGGATGGCTGCGCCCCCGCGTGCTCATCCCCGTGGGGATCGTGGCCGCCGTGTGCGGCTCCTACGCCGCCACCACCCTGCTGTGGCCGTTGAACGCGGTGGCGCCGACGGCGGCGACCGCGAAGGTCGAGATCGCACCGGCTGCCGCCGCCTCGGTCACGTGGCCGGCGAAGGGCAGCGCCGCCGTCGGCGTGCAGGGCATCGCCCCGGCAGCATCCACCACCGACCGCGACGAGATCGCCAGCATCTCGAAGGTCGTCAGCGTGCTGATGGTGCTCGATGAGCTGCCGTTGCAGCCGGGCGAGCAGGGACCGAGCTTCGACTTCGACTGGAGCGACGCGAACGACTACTGGCAGTACCGCAGCATGGACCAGTCCTCGCTCGATGTGCCGGTGGGCGGCAGCCTCACCGAGTATCAGATGCTGCAGGGCGTGCTGCTCGGCTCCGCCAACAACTACATCGACCGTCTCGCCGACGAGGTGTGGGGTTCGGAGTGGGGCTTCTCGCAGGCCGCCGACGAGTGGCTGGCCGACCACGGGCTCAAGGACATCAGGATCGAGTCGCCGTCCGGCTTCAACGAGGACAACATCGCCTCGCCCGCTGCGCTTCTCAAGCTGGGTGAGCTCGCCATGAAGAACCCGGTCTTCGCCGAGATCGTCGGCACCCGCTCGGCTGAGATCCCCGGGGTCGGCAACGTCACGAACACGAATCAGATGCTCGACGATCCCGGCGTCGTCGGCATCAAGACGGGCACGCTCTCGCACTGGAACCTGCTGACCGCCAAGGACGTGCCGGTCGGCGACTCCACGGTGCGGGTGTACACCTCGGTACTCGGCCAGGACGACAACAAGGCTCGCCTCGCCGCGACGCGACAGCTCTTCGCTGATGTCGAGAAGTCCCTTGCCGAGCAGCCGATCGCCGTTCCGAAGGGCACCGTCGTCGGCCATGTGTCGACCGAGTGGGGCGAGCGGATCAACGTGGTCACGGATGCTGACGCGCAGGTCGTGCTGTGGAACGGCGCCACCGCGACCGCGGTCACCGATCTGAAGCTCGGCGACAAGACCGATGCTGGCGCGAGGGTGGGCACCCTGACCGCCGAAGGGCCCATCGGCACCGCCGAGACGTCGGTCTCGCTTGCGGAGGAGATCACCCCGCCGAGCATCTGGTGGCGCCTGACCCACCCGCTCGAGCTCCTCGGCCTCGACAACGACTGA
- a CDS encoding ECF transporter S component: MNTSTTISAPASTGLLRPEIWRWRIVDIVVASVLGVACGFLFLAWNVGYLGPKALLEPLLPGVQGLLDGPWLIAGVLGGLIIRKVGAAIFVETIAAVVSALAGAQWGGFLTIEAGLVQGLGAELIFLLFAYRVWTLPVAMLAGAGAALLGGINNLILWFAGSGAAFTAVYLVCTVISGAVLAGLLGWLLARGLASTGALDRFGSGREVRARV, from the coding sequence ATGAACACGTCCACGACCATTTCCGCCCCGGCGAGCACGGGACTGCTGCGACCGGAGATCTGGCGCTGGCGCATCGTCGACATCGTCGTCGCCAGCGTTCTCGGTGTCGCCTGCGGATTCCTGTTCCTCGCCTGGAACGTCGGCTACCTCGGCCCGAAGGCCCTGCTCGAGCCGCTGCTGCCCGGAGTGCAGGGACTGCTCGACGGACCATGGCTGATCGCCGGTGTGCTCGGGGGCCTGATCATCCGCAAGGTCGGTGCGGCGATCTTCGTCGAGACCATCGCCGCGGTCGTCTCAGCGCTCGCGGGCGCGCAGTGGGGCGGATTCCTCACGATCGAGGCCGGTCTGGTGCAGGGCCTCGGTGCAGAGCTGATCTTCCTGCTGTTCGCCTACCGGGTCTGGACGCTGCCGGTCGCGATGCTCGCCGGCGCCGGCGCCGCTCTGCTGGGCGGAATCAACAACCTGATCCTGTGGTTCGCCGGGTCGGGTGCCGCTTTCACCGCCGTCTACCTGGTGTGCACCGTCATCTCGGGTGCCGTTCTCGCCGGCCTCCTCGGCTGGCTGCTTGCCCGTGGCCTCGCATCGACCGGGGCGCTGGACCGCTTCGGCTCTGGCCGCGAGGTGCGGGCGCGCGTCTGA
- a CDS encoding ABC transporter ATP-binding protein, whose amino-acid sequence MKSAETRPATVEARGWGWRHASRLAWALRDVSLRIEPGERVLLLGASGAGKSTLLHGLAGVLGGDEEGESEGELLIDGIPAAAARGRAGLVLQDPDAQVILARVGDDVAFGCENLGIPRDEIWRRVDAALDAVGLDVPLDRPTKALSGGQKQRLALAGSLAMRPGLLLLDEPTANLDPDGVVEVREAVERMLQTQRATLIVVEHRLDVWLPLIDRVIVIGDDGGGTGVIADGHPDVVLAAEGERLARAGVWVPGFPPQHPTPPASAPGEALLRGAGLAVARVRGKTVASGIDVAVHAGSVLAITGPNGAGKSTLGLTLAGLLPPAAGAVTASDALAGGAGPQPIRWTSRQLLTRIGTVFQEPEHQLLASTVRDELAIGPRSLGLSDAEIASRSDELLQRLRLDRLAKANPYTLSGGEKRRLTVAAALATRPRVLVLDEPTFGQDARTWQELVAMLAELRDEGAALVTVTHDLDVVTALRAETFTMGLAP is encoded by the coding sequence ATGAAGTCCGCCGAGACGCGGCCCGCGACCGTCGAGGCCCGCGGGTGGGGCTGGCGGCACGCGAGCCGGCTCGCCTGGGCGCTGCGCGACGTCTCGCTGCGCATCGAACCAGGCGAGCGGGTGCTGCTGCTCGGGGCATCCGGCGCCGGCAAGTCGACCCTGCTGCACGGCCTGGCAGGCGTGCTCGGCGGCGACGAGGAGGGCGAGTCCGAGGGCGAGCTGCTCATCGACGGCATCCCCGCCGCCGCTGCGCGCGGACGCGCTGGGCTCGTACTGCAGGACCCCGATGCGCAGGTGATCCTCGCGCGCGTCGGCGACGATGTCGCGTTCGGATGCGAGAACCTCGGCATCCCGCGAGACGAGATCTGGCGACGGGTCGACGCGGCACTGGATGCCGTGGGCCTCGACGTCCCACTGGACCGGCCGACCAAGGCGCTCTCCGGCGGACAGAAGCAGCGCCTCGCGCTGGCGGGTTCCCTCGCCATGCGCCCTGGTCTGCTGCTGCTCGATGAGCCGACCGCGAACCTCGACCCCGACGGCGTCGTCGAGGTGCGCGAGGCGGTGGAGAGGATGCTGCAGACGCAGCGCGCCACGTTGATCGTCGTGGAGCATCGGCTGGACGTCTGGCTGCCGCTGATCGACCGTGTGATCGTGATCGGCGATGACGGCGGCGGGACCGGGGTCATCGCCGACGGGCATCCCGATGTCGTGCTCGCCGCCGAGGGGGAGCGGTTAGCCCGAGCAGGAGTGTGGGTGCCGGGGTTCCCGCCCCAGCATCCGACGCCGCCGGCGTCTGCGCCGGGGGAGGCGCTGCTGCGCGGTGCGGGACTCGCCGTCGCGCGCGTACGCGGCAAGACGGTGGCATCCGGAATCGACGTCGCCGTGCACGCCGGGTCGGTGCTCGCGATCACCGGCCCGAACGGCGCGGGCAAGTCGACCCTCGGGCTGACGCTGGCCGGACTCCTGCCGCCGGCAGCGGGGGCGGTGACGGCGTCGGATGCTCTGGCGGGCGGCGCCGGCCCGCAGCCGATCCGCTGGACGTCGCGCCAGCTGCTGACCCGCATCGGCACGGTGTTCCAAGAGCCAGAGCATCAGCTGCTGGCATCCACCGTCCGCGACGAACTCGCGATCGGTCCTCGGTCGCTGGGGCTGTCGGATGCCGAGATCGCCTCCCGCAGCGATGAGCTGCTGCAGCGCCTGCGCCTCGACCGCCTCGCGAAGGCGAACCCCTACACGCTCTCCGGCGGCGAGAAGCGGCGGCTGACGGTCGCGGCGGCGCTGGCCACCCGGCCGCGCGTGCTGGTGCTTGATGAGCCGACCTTCGGGCAGGACGCGCGCACCTGGCAAGAGCTCGTCGCGATGCTCGCCGAACTGCGCGACGAGGGTGCGGCGCTGGTGACCGTCACGCATGACCTCGACGTCGTGACCGCGCTGCGTGCCGAGACCTTCACGATGGGGCTGGCGCCATGA
- a CDS encoding energy-coupling factor transporter transmembrane component T gives MTLLETRARTGAMARINPVAKLGASVLIAVPLILTLDMVSAAVALALECVLFLFAGIGWREFWVRTWPVWLAAPLTGVTIALYGEASGTVYFDWFLVHVSDGSLALAGATMLRVLAIALPSVVLFITVDPTDLADGLAQTWRLPARFVLGALAGLRMVGLFLDDWRALELARRARGVADRGRVRRFVGMAFALLVLSIRRGAKLSTAMEARGFGAQVRRTWARPAHFGRNEWMLLLVGAVISASAIAAAVATGSWNFILGPG, from the coding sequence ATGACCCTGCTGGAGACGCGAGCCCGCACCGGCGCGATGGCGCGGATCAACCCGGTGGCGAAGCTCGGCGCGAGCGTGCTGATCGCCGTGCCGCTGATCCTCACGCTCGACATGGTCTCCGCCGCCGTCGCGCTGGCACTGGAGTGCGTGCTGTTCCTGTTCGCCGGCATCGGCTGGCGCGAGTTCTGGGTGCGCACCTGGCCGGTGTGGCTGGCGGCCCCCCTGACGGGCGTCACGATCGCGCTGTACGGCGAGGCGAGTGGCACCGTCTACTTCGACTGGTTCCTGGTGCACGTCAGCGACGGATCGTTGGCGCTCGCCGGAGCCACCATGCTGCGCGTGCTGGCCATCGCCCTGCCCTCGGTGGTGCTGTTCATCACCGTCGACCCGACCGACCTCGCCGACGGACTCGCGCAGACCTGGCGCCTGCCGGCGCGATTCGTGCTCGGGGCTCTGGCCGGCCTGCGGATGGTGGGGCTGTTCCTCGATGACTGGCGCGCGCTCGAGCTGGCGCGTCGCGCCCGCGGGGTCGCCGATCGCGGCCGGGTGAGGCGCTTCGTGGGCATGGCTTTCGCGCTGCTGGTGCTCTCGATCCGCCGAGGCGCCAAGCTGTCGACTGCCATGGAGGCACGTGGCTTCGGCGCGCAGGTGCGGCGCACGTGGGCGCGCCCTGCGCATTTCGGCAGGAACGAGTGGATGCTGCTGCTCGTGGGTGCGGTGATCTCAGCATCCGCCATCGCCGCTGCCGTCGCGACCGGCTCCTGGAACTTCATCCTCGGTCCGGGGTGA
- a CDS encoding aminoglycoside 3'-phosphotransferase, protein MSIPLEPVAVPDRVRDLAGGAALVCVWHNDYGGLTFRATPDAGEPFFIKWGPLQDESNLRDEAERMRWARQWIRVPIVLEQGSDAEHEWLVTAALDGESAVAPQWETRPELAVRAVGEGLRALHDALPTEECPWEWSVATRIENAERRGIRVPDRFRDTPPIDRLVVSHADACCPNTLLDADGRWFAHVDLGLMGTADRWADLAVASMSTEWNYGPGWEDTLIEAYGLEPDRERLAYYRDLWNAT, encoded by the coding sequence GTGTCGATTCCCCTCGAGCCGGTGGCCGTCCCCGACCGCGTGCGCGACCTGGCCGGCGGCGCCGCCCTGGTCTGCGTCTGGCACAACGACTACGGCGGACTGACCTTCCGCGCGACGCCGGATGCCGGCGAACCGTTCTTCATCAAGTGGGGACCGCTGCAGGACGAGTCGAACCTGCGCGATGAGGCCGAGCGGATGCGCTGGGCACGTCAGTGGATCCGCGTGCCGATCGTGCTCGAACAGGGATCGGATGCCGAGCACGAGTGGCTGGTCACCGCAGCCCTCGATGGCGAGAGCGCCGTCGCACCGCAGTGGGAGACCAGGCCCGAGCTCGCCGTGCGCGCCGTCGGCGAGGGACTGCGCGCCCTGCACGACGCGCTGCCGACCGAGGAGTGCCCGTGGGAGTGGAGCGTGGCCACTCGCATCGAGAACGCTGAGCGGCGTGGCATCCGAGTCCCCGACCGCTTCCGCGACACGCCCCCGATCGATCGTCTCGTCGTCTCGCATGCTGACGCGTGCTGCCCGAACACCCTGCTCGACGCGGACGGACGCTGGTTCGCGCATGTCGACCTCGGCCTGATGGGCACCGCGGATCGCTGGGCGGACCTCGCCGTGGCATCCATGAGCACCGAGTGGAACTACGGCCCCGGCTGGGAAGACACCCTCATCGAGGCGTACGGACTGGAACCCGACCGCGAGCGCCTCGCGTACTATCGCGACCTCTGGAACGCCACCTGA
- a CDS encoding DUF1801 domain-containing protein, which produces MTSDTQGRFSAQERAAMKQRAAELKADAKREKGAAKAAAEKKELQALIAQMPDGDREMAQRLHDIVAEVAPDLSPKLYYGQPGYSRDGKVVVFFRSGQMDKERYSTFGVSNLAALDDDSGLWPTAYALTDPTDHAWERLAEIVRRAAGTQ; this is translated from the coding sequence ATGACCAGCGACACCCAGGGACGATTCTCGGCGCAGGAGCGCGCAGCCATGAAGCAGCGTGCGGCCGAGCTGAAGGCTGACGCCAAGCGGGAGAAGGGAGCGGCCAAGGCTGCTGCCGAGAAGAAGGAACTGCAGGCGTTGATCGCTCAGATGCCGGACGGCGACCGTGAGATGGCCCAGCGGCTGCACGACATCGTCGCCGAGGTCGCACCGGACCTCTCACCCAAGCTCTACTACGGCCAGCCCGGGTACAGCCGCGACGGCAAGGTCGTGGTCTTCTTCCGCAGCGGGCAGATGGACAAGGAGCGCTACTCGACTTTCGGCGTCAGCAACTTGGCCGCGCTCGATGACGACAGCGGCCTGTGGCCCACGGCCTATGCCCTCACAGACCCGACGGATCACGCGTGGGAGCGCCTTGCCGAGATCGTGCGTCGCGCCGCCGGCACGCAATAG
- a CDS encoding helix-turn-helix transcriptional regulator — protein MRRVRDRIDREFAQPLNVEDLARGAHMSAGFLSREFRRIYGEPPYSYLMTRRIERAMTLLRRGDLSVTDICFAVGFSSLGTFSTRFSQLVGVSPSAYREDPSRSVEGIPPCLAKQITRPVRNREASDTPRP, from the coding sequence ATGCGCCGCGTGCGCGACCGCATCGACCGCGAGTTCGCGCAGCCGCTGAACGTCGAGGACCTCGCTCGCGGCGCGCACATGTCGGCAGGCTTCCTGAGCCGCGAGTTCCGGCGCATCTACGGTGAGCCTCCCTATTCGTATCTGATGACGCGCCGCATCGAGCGTGCGATGACGCTCCTGCGGCGAGGCGACCTGTCTGTAACCGACATCTGCTTCGCTGTCGGGTTCTCGTCGCTCGGCACGTTCAGCACGCGATTCTCGCAGCTCGTCGGCGTCTCGCCGAGCGCGTACCGGGAGGACCCGTCGCGATCGGTGGAGGGCATTCCGCCGTGTCTGGCGAAGCAGATCACCCGACCGGTCAGGAATCGAGAAGCGTCCGATACCCCGCGGCCGTAG
- a CDS encoding VOC family protein has translation MNISIHNTFLPHTDAEAALAFYRDLLGFELRQDVGYNGLRWLTVGPVGDSTSIVLHPPAIDPGITDAERETILNLIAKGVYTALTLGSDDLDGLFERLEAGGADIVQEPTDQDYGVRDAAFRDPSGNLIRVNQL, from the coding sequence ATGAACATCTCGATCCACAACACGTTCCTGCCGCACACCGACGCCGAGGCCGCGCTCGCGTTCTACCGAGACCTGCTCGGCTTCGAACTGCGTCAGGACGTCGGCTACAACGGCCTGCGCTGGCTCACCGTCGGGCCGGTCGGCGACTCGACCTCGATCGTGCTGCATCCGCCGGCAATCGACCCCGGCATCACCGACGCCGAGCGCGAGACGATCCTGAACCTCATCGCCAAGGGCGTCTACACCGCGCTGACGCTCGGCAGCGACGACCTCGACGGGCTGTTCGAGCGTCTCGAGGCCGGCGGCGCCGACATCGTGCAGGAGCCCACCGACCAGGACTACGGCGTGCGCGACGCCGCGTTCCGAGACCCGTCGGGCAACCTCATCCGCGTGAACCAGCTCTGA